A genomic window from Spodoptera frugiperda isolate SF20-4 chromosome 29, AGI-APGP_CSIRO_Sfru_2.0, whole genome shotgun sequence includes:
- the LOC118268571 gene encoding carcinine transporter-like, with the protein MAAKTNITEIENKLDKTNETVDYDDLITAAGECGRYQILLFFSTFPFYIFGVFVYFSQMFMTEASPNHWCRIPELENLTAIERRDLGVPKDENARFGYSQCQMYAVNWTEVLATSQTPDPTWNTVPCQYGWEFNKTEIPYPTLSSDFEWVCDKNSYQATAQSIFFVGSILGGFVIGWVADRFGRVPAAVISNLLGCAGGVASIFAQNLIQFSAARFIMGMAYDNCMIMAYLLIIEYVAPKYRTILANLSFAIFYSLIVTIFPWIILACGHWKTIGLVTSLPLALALLTPLYLPESPRWLLSKGRIDEAVNKILVIGRINKKEIPPKLIEQFKLSATNAKEEQSESCLEVLKRPVMRKMFILICIEFMCCTIVFDGLVRSIGQLDFDFFMSFSLVSFTECPSMIIVAFVMDCLGRRWLTIIVMAVSCVFCILTVFASGIQSVIFAVVARFAVNMSYSAAMQWAAELLPTSVRGSGVSIVHICGYLATVLSPYIVYLKEYVYWLPLIVVGSVAGLGALVALGLPETARKDMPHTFDDAEELAKNQKLWTLPFLEMKKQKKGEVNECFESEL; encoded by the coding sequence atggctGCAAAAACCAATATCACAGAAATAGAAAACAAACTGGACAAAACAAACGAAACTGTTGACTACGATGACCTCATAACAGCCGCTGGTGAATGTGGGCGTTATCAAATACTCCTCTTCTTTTCAACGTTTCCCTTCTACATTTTTGGAGTCTTCGTCTACTTCTCTCAAATGTTCATGACAGAAGCTTCTCCCAACCATTGGTGTAGAATCCCTGAACTAGAAAATCTAACAGCCATAGAACGTAGAGACCTTGGTGTGCCCAAAGATGAAAACGCAAGATTTGGATACTCTCAATGTCAAATGTATGCAGTCAATTGGACCGAGGTATTAGCGACAAGTCAAACGCCTGACCCAACATGGAATACAGTACCTTGTCAATATGGATGGGAATTCAACAAAACAGAGATACCCTACCCCACCCTGTCAAGCGATTTTGAATGGGTCTGTGACAAGAATAGTTATCAAGCAACAGCTCAATCGATATTCTTCGTTGGGTCTATACTAGGAGGATTCGTTATTGGATGGGTTGCTGATCGTTTCGGAAGAGTACCAGCTGCTGTAATTAGCAATCTACTGGGCTGCGCAGGAGGCGTTGCCAGTATTTTCGCCCAAAACTTGATTCAATTTTCTGCTGCAAGATTTATTATGGGTATGGCTTATGACAATTGCATGATTATGGCATACTTACTAATTATAGAATACGTTGCCCCTAAATATAGAACTATATTGGCGAATCTGTCGTTTGCCATATTTTACTCTCTAATAGTGACCATATTCCCATGGATCATCCTTGCCTGCGGTCACTGGAAGACAATTGGTCTAGTCACTAGTCTACCTTTAGCATTAGCTCTTTTAACGCCCTTGTACCTGCCTGAGAGTCCGAGGTGGTTACTGTCAAAAGGTCGCATTGATGAGGCCGTGAATAAAATTCTGGTAATCGGTCGGATCAATAAGAAGGAAATACCACCAAAATTGATTGAACAATTTAAACTATCAGCAACGAATGCGAAGGAAGAACAATCAGAGAGTTGTTTGGAAGTTCTGAAGAGACCAGTCATgagaaaaatgtttatattaatttgtattgaatttatgTGTTGTACTATCGTGTTCGATGGGCTGGTGAGAAGTATTGGTCAATTAgattttgacttttttatgtCCTTCTCATTAGTATCTTTTACTGAATGCCCTTCAATGATCATCGTGGCGTTTGTAATGGACTGTTTAGGCAGAAGATGGCTGACTATTATCGTTATGGCTGTTAGCTGTGTATTCTGCATACTGACTGTATTCGCTAGTGGAATACAGTCAGTAATATTTGCTGTTGTTGCGAGGTTTGCTGTGAACATGTCATACAGTGCCGCCATGCAGTGGGCTGCTGAGTTACTGCCAACGTCTGTGAGAGGATCGGGCGTTTCAATAGTACATATTTGTGGTTACTTAGCCACAGTACTGTCTCCATACATTGTCTACTTGAAGGAGTACGTATACTGGCTTCCACTAATTGTGGTGGGATCTGTTGCTGGATTGGGTGCACTGGTTGCCTTAGGCTTGCCAGAAACAGCTAGAAAGGACATGCCGCATACATTCGATGATGCAGAAGAATTGGCTAAGAATCAAAAACTATGGACTTTACCGTTTTTGGAAATGAAGAAACAGAAAAAAGGCGAAGTCAATGAATGTTTTGAATCAGAATTGTGA